In Tachysurus fulvidraco isolate hzauxx_2018 chromosome 3, HZAU_PFXX_2.0, whole genome shotgun sequence, a single window of DNA contains:
- the cnn3a gene encoding calponin-3a, translated as MTQFNKGPAYGLSAEVKSKIAQKYDMQKEEELRYWIEEVTGMPIGDNFQKGLKDGVILCELINKLQPGAIKKINHSQLNWHKLENLGNFIKAILSYGMKPSDIFEANDLFENGNMTQVQTTLLALASMAKTKGLDTKVDIGVKYSDKLERHFDDEKMKAGQCVIGLQMGTNKCASQAGMTAYGTRRHLYDPKTQTDKPYDQTTISLQMGTNKGASQAGMSAPGTRRDIFDQKVAVQPLDNSTISLQMGTNKVASQKGMSVYGLGRQVYDPKYCAPATEPIIHANGSQGTGTNGSEISDSDYQAEYQEEEYQGSYHDEYSGHYNDQGIDY; from the exons ATCGCACAGAAATATGACATGCAAAAAGAAGAGGAGCTGCGTTACTGGATTGAAGAGGTGACTGGCATGCCCATTGGAGACAACTTTCAGAAGGGACTGAAAGATGGTGTCATTCTGTGCGA GTTGATAAACAAGCTACAGCCAGGAGCCATAAAGAAAATCAATCACTCGCAGTTGAACTGGCACAAG CTGGAGAACCTTGGGAATTTCATCAAAGCCATCCTAAGCTATGGAATGAAGCCCAGTGACATCTTTGAAGCCAATGACCTCTTTGAAAATGGGAACATGACTCAAGTTCAGACCACACTGCTCGCCCTTGCTAGCATG GCAAAAACTAAAGGCCTTGATACGAAGGTTGACATTGGAGTGAAATACTCAGATAAGCTGGAAAGGCATTTTGATGATGAGAAGATGAAAGCTGGCCAGTGTGTTATTGGACTTCAG ATGGGGACTAACAAATGTGCAAGCCAGGCCGGCATGACTGCTTATGGCACGCGGAGACACCTTTATGACCCAAAGACTCAAACAGACAAGCCTTACGACCAGACTACCATCAGCCTTCAGATGGGCACCAACAAAGGAGCTAGCCAG GCTGGCATGTCTGCCCCAGGAACCAGAAGAGACATTTTTGATCAAAAGGTTGCTGTGCAACCTCTGGACAACTCTACCATCTCCCTGCAGATGGGCACCAACAAGGTGGCATCTCAGAAGGGCATGAGCGTGTACGGGCTGGGCAGGCAGGTCTATGACCCAAAATACTGTGCCCCGGCCACAGAGCCTATCATCCATGCCAACGGCAGCCAAGGCACAGGGACGAATGGTTCGGAGATCAGCGACAGTGACTATCAGGCAGAATACCAAGAGGAAGAGTACCAGGGCAGTTACCATGATGAATACAGCGGCCACTACAATGATCAGGGTATCGACTACTAG